CGACGCTGCTCAGCATCATCGGCGGCATGCGGTCCGCGACCTCGGGGAGCATCCGCGTCGGCGACGCCGAGCTCACCGCCATGACGGCGTTGCAGCTCGACGTCTTCCGTCACGACCAGGTCGGGTACGTCTTCCGTCGCTCCAACCTGGTGCCGTCACTCAGCGCCGTCGAGAACGTGGCTGTCCCGCTGCTGGTCAAGGGGGTCCCGCGGCGCGACGCTCTGGCGTCCGCGACCTCGGTCATGGAACGAGTGGAGCTGCTGTCACTGCTGGACCGACGGCCCGACGAGTTGTCCAGCGGACAGAAGCGGCGGGTCTCCGTTGCCCGGGCACTCATCGCCGATCCACCGCTGCTGCTGGCTGACGAACCGACGGCCCGGCTGGACCACATCGGCGCGCAGACCATGATCACACTGCTGCAGTCGTTGGCGAGCGATGGCCGCACGGTGATCGTTGCCACCCATGACCCGCGGTTCGTGCCCGTCGCCGACCAGACGGTGCACATGGTCCCGGATCTGTCGTCGTCGATGGGTGCGCCGACCACGGTCACGTTCGACCCGGGCGAGACGATCTTCTGGCAGGGCTCGCGTGGGGACCGGGTCTACGTCCTGGAGAGCGGCGAGGTTGAGGTGCTCAACCAGCTGGCCGACGGGTCGGAGGAGCTGATCACCGCTGTTGGTGCTCCCGGGCACGTTGGTGCGGTCAGTCCCCGGTTGGGCTTCCCCCGGGCGTCGACGGCGCGGGCGAGAACAGCCGTCCGAGCGATCTCGTACTCCGTGGTGGACTTCGAGAAGCTGCAGTCCGCCCAGGTCGAGACGGCGTCATCCGACGACGAGCCCACCATCGTCGCCGCGCCTGCGGAGGAGGCCCCGGCCGTGGTCCCGCCGCCATCGGAGGAGCTTCCCACGCTGGTGGCCGAGCCGTCTGCGGCAGCAGACGAGACCGGCAGCCCCGATGTCCCTCCTCCTCCCCCGTAGGTTTGGGGGTTCCTGCAGCGAGGGCCTAGCCCGCCGGTAGAACGTCCTTGACGACGCCCGCCAACGTCTCGGCGTGTGAACGGGCGGCGTCGGCTGTCGCGGCTTCGGTCATGACCCGGACGATCGGTTCCGTGCCGGAGGGTCGGAGGAGGACCCGACCGGAGTCGCCCAACTCGACCTCCGCAGCCTTGACCGCGTCCCACACCTTGGTGGCGTCGTCCAGCGCAGACTTGTCCACGCCGGTGACGTTGATCAGGACCTGTGGGAGCCGGGTCATCACCGTTGTGCACTCGTCCAGGGTGCGGCCCTGCTCGGCCATGGCCTTGAGCAGCAGCACGGCGGTCAGGACCCCATCACCGGTGGTCGCGTACTCGCTGGCGATGATGTGGCCGGACTGCTCGCCACCGAGGACGTAGCCGGACTCGTGCATCCCCTCCAGCACGTAGCGGTCGCCGACCTTGGTCTGGATGACGGGGATGTCGAGATCCTTCATGGCATGCATGAAGCCGAGGTTGGTCATCACGGTGGTGACCACGCCGTCGATGCCCGTGGTGGTTTTCGCGTGCGCGGCCAGGATCGCCAGGATCGCGTCACCGTCGACGATGGTGCCGTCGCTGGTGCAGGCCACGATCCGGTCGGCGTCACCGTCGTGGGCGATGCCCAGGTCCGCACCGTTCCGGACGACGGCGCCCTGGAGGTGCTCCGGGTGGTTCGAGCCGACACCGTCGTTGATGTTGGTGCCGTCCGGGATGGCGGCGATGGCCGTGACCTCGGCACCGAGGCGACGCAGGACCGTGGGGCCGACCATGCTGGCCGCACCGTTGGCGCAGTCCAGGACGATCTTCACGCCGCGGAGATCGACGGCCCCCGCGGCAGCGACCAGGTGGGCGATGTAGCCCTCCACCGCACCCGCGACGTGACGCTTGCGACCGATCCGGGTGCCGATCGGCCGGTCGGAGTCGAAGCGCTGCAGGAGCTCCTCGACGCGCGTCTCCTCATCGTCGCTCAGCTTGTGGCCGGTCGGGCCGATCAGCTTGATCCCATTGTCGGCGACCGGGTTGTGGCTGGCCGAGATCATGACGCCGGCCGTGGCGCCCAGCGAGGCGGTCAGGTAGGCGACACCGGGGGTGGGCAGGACGTCGAGGACCACGGCGTCGCCGCCAGCGGAGCAGATGCCGGCCACGACGGCCGACTCGAGCATCTCACCGCTGGCCCGGGGGTCACGGCCGATGATGACGCGCGGCCGAGGCGCACCCTCTTCCCGCAGGGTGCGGACGAGCGCCCGGCCGATCCCGAGCGCCAACTCCGGGGTGATGTCCTCGTTGGCGACTCCGCGGACGCCGTCCGTGCCGAAGTACTGGCCCATTGCTTGGTTATACCTCCGGGACCAGCCGCGCTGGCCGAACCCGAGAGGTGCGCCGACCGGCGCGCTCTACCTCTTGGAGAACTGAGGGGCCTTGCGGGCCTTCTTGAGGCCGTACTTCTTGCGCTCGACCATGCGGTCGTCGCGGGTGAGCAGGCCGGCCTTCTTGAGTACGGCGCGATAGGTCGGCTCGTGCCCGACCAGGGCCCGTGCGATGCCGTGACGGAGGGCACCGGCCTGCCCGCTGACACCGCCGCCGTGGATGCGGGCGATGACGTCCCACTGACCCTCGGTCTCTGTGGCCTTGAAGGGCTCGTTGACGACCATCTGGAGGATGTCGGTCGGGAAGTAGTCGTCGATCGTGCGACCGTTCAGCAGGAACTGGCCGCTCCCGGGGACGATGCGCACGCGGGCGACGGACCGCTTGCGGCGACCCGTGAAGATGTCCCGGGTCCGACCGACGGGGGCCGTGTCGTCGGCCAGTGGCTCGAAGTTCTCGAGGGATTCAAGGCTGCTCATGGAGTGCTCAGTTCTTGGAGTCGGTGCGTCGTCAGACGGCCAGCGGCTGCGGGTTCTGCGCGCCGTGCGGGTGTTCGGAGCCGGCGTAGACCTTCATCTTGCGCAGTTGCTTCCGGCCGATGGTGTTCTTGGGCAACATCCCCTTGACGGCGTCCTCGAGGAGCTTCTCGGGGTTGTTCTCGAGGACGTTGCCGATCGGCTGGCCCTTGATCCCGCCGGGGAAGCCGGAGTGGGTCCAGGTCCACTTGTCACGGCCCTTGTTGCCGGTCAGGCGGATCTTCGAGGCGTTGATGACGACGACGAAGTCACCCATGTCCATGTGGGGGGCGAAGGTCGGCTTGTGCTTGCCGCGGAGGACCGTCGCGATCCGGGTGGCAAGACGGCCGAGGACCATGCCATCGGCGTCGATGATGTGCCACTGAGGGTCGATGTCGGCGGGAGTTGGGGAGAACGTGCGCATGTAAGGGAACCTAGGGAATCGGGGTGGCGGCGCCTGGCAGAGGTCGGCGCGCAACACAAGGTCACGCCGCGAACGACGCGGACGGACAAGTCTGCCCGTGGGAGGGGCGGGCCGCAACCGACCTCAGATCTCCGGGCGCTGGATTGGGGGGGACCACGAGTCGCTCCTTGCGGTGAGCTATGCGGTGTGAGAGATTGAGTTTACTCAATAAACTCAAAGGAGCACACCATGCCCAAGCTCGATGCCTACATCCCCGAGGGCGCGCTCGATCCCGATGCGGAACTGGCACTCGCCCGACAGCTCACCGACATCCTCCTCGAGGAGGAGGGCGCGGACCCGAGCAACGAGCAGGCCCGCTCGATTGCCTGGGTCAGCATTCACCGTCCAGCACTGCAACTGGTCGGCGGCTCGGTTCCAGACAGGCCGCGCTATCAGATCAACGTCTCCGTCCCCGAAGGTCAGCTGGACCGCGAGCGCCGTCAATCGATGGTCGCCCGGGTCACCGACGCCGTTCTGGCCGCCGAGGGACCTGACAGCGATGGGGACAAGCTCCGCGTCTGGGTGTTCGCTGGCGAGATCCCAGAGGGGACCTGGGGTGGCGCCGGGCAGATCTTCGGGCTGGCCGAGATCTCGTCATTCGTCCTCGGCGACCCGGAAGCCGGCCGTGCCCACGCCCAGCGGCGGCTCGCCAGCAGGAAGGCAGAGCGAGAGGCCATCTTCTCCTAGGCCGCGCCTACCATCACTGTATGCCGAGAACGCCGACAGGTCACTGGCCGTGTTCTGTTGCGAGATCACTCGACCTGCTCGGCGACCCGTGGGTGCTGCTCATACTCCGCGAGGCCTTCTACGGGTCTCGGCGATTCGACCAGTTCGTCGACCATCTCGGGATCAATCGCGCCACGTTGTCACGCCGGCTCCACGACCTGCAGGAGCACGGCCTTCTCTCCACACGGCCACTTGCCGATCATGCCGGACGTCAGGAGTACCTGTTGACCGACATGGGACGAGACACGCTTCCCGTCCTGCTGGCCATCATGCGGTGGGGCGACACCTGGCTGGCCGAGGACGGGCCGCCGGTCGAAGTCATCGACCCCGAAACCGGCGAGCGGATCCAGCCGCTCGTCGTCGACGCGAATACCGGCGAGCCGATACCGAGCAGCATCACGGTGAAGCCACTGACCGCCGCGGCCATGGCCGATCGGGACCGACGGGCACAGCGCGGTTCGTGACGTCAGAGTGCGTGCACACCCCGTCTAGTACCGGACGCCAATCAGCGACAGCCCCTCGGGTGGCGCGACCGGTCCGGCCGCCTGTCGGTCCTGCGCTTCGAGGACCTCAACCACCCAGGCCGGTCGACGACGCGCCGTGCCGACCTCGACCAGCGTGCCGGTGATGGAACGGACCATCTGATGGCAGAAGGCAGCACCGTCCAGTCGGACCAGCACGAGGCCGGCGGGCCGGCTCCGTCGGACCGTCAGTCGGTCGATTCGGCGCATCATCGTCCCCTCGACCTCGGTGCCGTCGGCTCGTCGGACCAGGCGCCTGCGGCAGAACGATGCGTAGTTGTGCTCCCCCACCAGGGCCTGGCCAGCCTCCTCCATGGCCTCCGTGTCCAGGCGCCAACCACTGGGAGCCGACCGGTCAGGACCGACGTGCCAGGTGTCATGGCGCCAGAGGGGCCGCATGGCCACGTCGTCGCAGATCCGGTACCGGTACCGACGGCCGGTTGCGGAGAAGCGTGCGTCGAAGCTGTCCGGGACCCGCCGGATCCGCCAGATCGTGATGGCCCGACCGACCATGCGGTCCAGGGTCGTTGCCAGGCCAGGCAGGTCGCCCAGGCGGGGCCAGTCGACGGGGACGTCGACGTGGACGGTCTGAGCCTCGGCGTGAACGCCCCGGTCGGTCCGTCCGGCGCAGGTGGTGTCGACGGAAGCGCCACCGAGGACGCGGGTGAGGGCCGACTCCACCTCCCCCTGGACCGTGACCTGATCGGGCTGCCGGGCGAAGCCCGCGAAGGGTGAGCCGTCGTAGGCCAGGTCGATCCGCAGCCGGGTGGTGGTCACGCCGGAACTGTAGTAGGCGGGTCTGGGCGCCCGATCATGGACGAACTCGGGTCCGGACGGCGTGGTAGCCATGATCGTGCAGGAACCCGCACATGCGTGGGTCAGGCCCCGATCGTGCCGAAGGGCCGCCGACCGTCGGACCACGATCGTGCAGAAACACGCGAATACGCGGGTCAGGCCCCGATCGTGCACAAGCCGTGGCGGGTCACCACCAACAACACGACCCCGCGAGCGGTCACGGGGTCGTGCTTTCGTTCTGCAGCAGGAGAGCTACTCCTCCTCGTCTGCACCCTCGTCGTCGGAGGCGTCGTCAGCGTCAGCCACCTCGTCGGCAGCCTCCTCGTCCTCATCGGACGTCTCAGCCAGACGGGCCTCGACCTCCTCCGGGCTGACCTCGGGGCCGTCACCGTCGTCGTCGGCATCGTCGGAGGACCGGGCTGCCAGCTCGCGCTCGGTGATCTGGGCTGCCGCCAGGGCGTCGTCGCCGCTGTCGTCCTCGTCGACGAGGTCCTCGTCGAAGTGCGGGTCCTCGTACTCGTCCAGCCCGGCGTCCTCTGCCGCCATGATCGCCTCTTCCCGCTCACGTGCGGCACGCGACATGTTGTTGCGGCGACGACGCAGGCTCCAGCGGCGCGTGGGCGCCTCGGTCAGTGTGGACTCGCCGTCCTCGTCCTCAGTGATGTCGACCAGCTCGATCAGGGCCATCGGGGCGTTGTCGCCCTTGCGGTTGCCCAGGTTCACGATGCGGGTGTACCCACCGTTGCGGTCGGCAGCGGCCGGCCCGATGTCGGCGAACAGCTTGTGGACGACGTCCTTGTCGCGGATGACCGTGAGCACCTGCCGACGGGCGTGCAGGTCACCCCGCTTGGCGAAGGTGATCATGCGCTCGGCCACCGGCTGCATGGTCTTGGCCTTGGTCTTGGTCGTCTTGATCCGGCCGTGACGGAACAGCTCCGTGGCCAGATTCGACACGATCATGTTGTGATGGCTGGGCGAGCCGCCGAGGCGGGTGCCCTTCTTCGGTGTAGGCATGGGATGAGCGCTTTCGGGATCTCGTCGTGGAAGGCGGCAGGAGGCGGACTAGCCGCCGTACCCGCCGTAGTCCGCCAGGCTGAGGCCCATGTCGATCAGCTTCTGCTTGACCTCTTCGATCGACTTCTGGCCGAAGTTGCGGATGTCCAACAGGTCCTGCTCGGTCTTGGTGACCAGCTCGCCCACCGTGGAGACACCCTCGCGCTTGAGGCAGTTGTAGGACCGGACGGACAGGTCCATGTCCTCGATGGGCAGCGCCAGGTTCGGGGACAGCGGACCGACGGGCTCGACGTTGCCGGCGCCGATGGAGAGACCGCCAGGACCGCCCTCCTCGAAGTCGCTGAACAGGTCGAACAGGTCCTTGAGGGTCTCGCCGGCGGAGGACAGCGCCTCAGCCGGGGTGACCGAGCCGTTGGTCTCGACGTCGAGCACCAGCTTGTCGTAGTTGGTCATCTGCTCGACACGGGTGGCCTCGACCCGGTAGGTCACACGGGTGACCGGCGAGTAGATCGAGTCGACGGGGATGACACCGATCGGGGTGTCGGGCTTCTTGTTCCGCTCGGCCGTCACGTACCCGCGGCCGCGCTCGACGGTCAGGTACATCTCGACGCGGCCCTTGCGGTTCAGCGTGGCGATGTGCAGGTCCCGGTTGAGGATCTCGACCTCGCTCGGGGCGGTGATGAAGTCGGCGGTGATCTCACCGGGGCCTTCACCACCCAGGAAGATCTCGACGGGCTCGTCGGAGTGGCAGCGCAGGACCAGGTCCTTCAGGTTGAGGACGATGTCGGTGACATCCTCCTTGACGCCTTCGACCGATGAGAACTCGTGGAGGACACCCTCGATGCGGACGCTGGTGACGGCAGCGCCGGGGATGCTCGAGAGCAGGGTGCGGCGCAGGCTGTTGCCCAGCGTGTAGCCGAAGCCGGGCTCGAGGGGGTCAATGGTGAACAGAGAGCGCAGGCCCTCGATTTGGACATCTTCGACGATCGTGGGGCGCTGAACGATCAACACGGTGGTGGTCGCCTCCCGGGGCGTTGGGGAATGTGGGGGGGTGGGGTGGGGTCCGCACCGAGGTGCGGGAGGACTTACTTGGAGTACAGCTCGACGATGAGCTGTTCCTGGACGGGGACGTCGATCTGCTCACGACCGGGCGTCGAGAGGATGCTGATCTGGCGCTTGTCCTGGTCGAGGGACACCCAGCCCGGCTGGTTGCGGTTGCCGATGAGTTCGAGGGCACCGATGACCGGCTGGATGTTGCGGGAGCGGTCGCGGACGGTGATCACGTCGCCGGCCTTGACCTCGTAGGAGGGGATGTTGACCGTGCGGCCGTTGACTCGGAAGTGCTTGTGGTTGACCAGCTGACGCGCCTCACGGCGGGTGCGGGCCAGACCTCCACGGAACACCGCGTTGTCCAACCGGGTCTCCAGGAAGACCAGCAGGTTCTCACCCGTCAGGCCCTGGGACCGGCTGGCGCGGTCGTAGTAGTTGCGGAACTGCCGCTCGAGCACGCCGTAGATGCGGCGGGCCTTCTGCTTCTCGCGAAGCTGCAGGAGGTACTCGCTCTCCTTGATGCGGCCTCGGCCGTGCTCACCCGGCGGGTACGGGCGCTTCTCGAGTGCACGGGCCGACTTGACGTTGGCGTGCAGGACAGTGCGCTCACGGCGCGACTGCTTGGCGATTGGTCCGGTGTAACGGGCCATGGTGGGTGACCTTCTTTCTTGAAACCAGGTGACCGCCTAACGGCGGGGAGACCAACACGCCCGCGGGACGTGTCGGCCGCGGGATGCCTCAGACGCGGCGGCGCTTCGGGGGACGGCAGCCGTTGTGCGGGATGGGGGTGACGTCGCGGATGCCGCTGACCTCCATCCCGGCGGCCTGCATCGACCGGATCGCCGTCTCACGACCGGAGCCCGGGCCCTTGACCCGGACGTCGACCTTGCGCATGCCGAAGGTGTCGACGGCCACGCGGGCCGCCTTCTCGGCTGCCTGCTGGGCGGCGTAGGGCGTGGACTTGCGGGAGCCCTTGAAGCCGACGTTGCCGGCAGAGGCCCATGAGATCACGTTGCCCTGCATGTCGGTGATCGAGATGATCGTGTTGTTGAACGACGAGCTGATGTGGGCGATCCCGTGCGGAATCGTCCGACGCTCCTTCTTCTTCCCGCGTTGACGGGCCTTCTTACCCTGCGCCATGAGGCTTGGTTCTCCTGGTTAGCCGTTGGACCACGCGGTCACGTGATCCGCCCCGGTCTTCATCCATCGACAGCTGTCGACGGTGCATGTGCGGTTCCTGACCCGACCGGCTGATCAGGGACCTGTGAGGTGGTTGCCTAGGCCTTCTTGCGGCCGGCGACCGTGCGCTTCGGGCCCTTGCGGGTCCGGGCGTTGGTGTGGGTGCGCTGCCCGCGGACGGGAAGCCCGCGACGGTGGCGGATGCCCTGGTAGGACCCGATCTCCACCTTGCGCTTGATGTTCTGGGCAACCTCACGACGGAGGTCACCTTCGATCTGGTACTCGTTCTCGATGTAGGTCCGCAGCGCCTGGAGCTCGCCGTCGGACAACTCGCCGACGCGGGTGTCCGGGTTCACGTTGCAGGCCTCGAGGGCCTCCGCAGCGCGGGTGCGTCCAACACCGAAGATGTAGGTGAGGCCGATTGCTGCACGCTTGTGGCGTGGCAGGTCGACTCCGGCAATTCTGGCCATCGGGTGCGCGCGCTTTCGTTCGTTCGGATGTGGCGTTCGTCTACACTGCTGCTCGGCGCCCACGCACGACGCCCGTTGATGCGTGCCGTGACGGGGAACAGCAGAAATGACCCGCGAGAAGGCGGGGACAGGGGAGTGTAGCGCGGGTGCGCCTACGTCGCACCGTTGGTGAAGGCCCAGACCACGGCCTGAACCCGGTCCCGAACCCCGAGCTTGGTCAGCGTGTTCGACACGTGGGTCTTGACCGTCGCCTCACCGACGACGAGCCGCTCGGCGATCTCGGTGTTGGACAAGCCCTGGGCCATCAGGGCCAGGACCTCACGTTCCCGATCGGTCAGCCGGTCCAAGGCCGGATCCGGCGTCGGTGGAGTCCCCTCGCCGCTGGCGAACGCCTCGATCATCCGTCGGGTGACCGAGGGCGCGAGCAGCGACTCACCGGCTGCGACCACCCGGACGGCTTCGACCAACTGCTCCGGCGGTGAACTCTTCAGCAGGAAGCCACTCGCGCCGTTGCGCAGCGCCCGGAAGACGTAGTCGTCGCGTTCGAAGGTCGTCAGCACGACCACCCTCGGCGGCTCCGGCAGTGCTCCGAGCGCGGCGGTGACCTCGATGCCGTCCATCCGGGGCATCTCGATGTCGAGCAGGACCACGTGCGGGTTGACCCGTCTGATCAGATCCAGTCCCGCTTCGCCGTTCTCAGCCTCACCCGTGATGGTGATATCCGGCTCTGCCTCCAGGATCATCCGAAAGCCGGAGCGGACCAACTGCTGATCGTCGACCAGCACCACCTCGATGAGGTCGCTCACGGGGCACCCGAGGTGCTCGAGCCGACGCGGGCACGACGACCGGCGTCGGCATCGGGGATCGGCAGTCGAGCGCGGACCCGGAAGCCACCGCGGTGGGGACCGGCGGTGAAGGAGCCGCCGAGCAGCACCGCCCGCTCGCGCATGCCGACCACGCCACGCCCGCCGCCGGCGGCTGTTCGGGCGCGCGGTGGGGCAGTGCCATCGGAGGGGCCGTTGACCACTTCGATCTGCACGGCGTCGGCAAGACTCGACACGACCACCGTGACCCGTGACCCCGGGGCGTGCTTCATCACGTTGGTCAGCGCTTCCTGCACGATCCGGAAGGCCGACAGCTCGACTGAGTCCGGGACGGATCCGACCCGACCGATGCGCCGCAGGTCGACGGTCAGGCCTGCCGCGGTGCCCGCCTCCACCAGATCCTCGAGCCCCGCCAGCGTCGGCTGCGGCGCATCGACCACCTCACCGGTCGAATCCCCGCTGCTGCGCAGGAACCCGACCAGGCGGTGGAGTTCGTCGATCGCCTGGCGCCCGGACCGCTCGACCTGCTCCAACGCCTCCTGCGCCATCCCTGGGTTGCGCTCCATGACCCGCCGGGCGGCACCGGCCTGGATCCCCATGACGCTGACGTGGTGTGCGACGACATCGTGGAGTTCGCGCGAGATCCTGACCCGTTCCTCCGTCACGGCCTGCTGTGCGGTCTTGGCCTGCTCGGCCTGGAGCAGTGCGGCACGCCGCGCCAACTCCTCGGCGTCGACCCGACGCCGACGGGTTCCATCGCCGAGCAGCCACGCGGCCACGTAGAAGGCGATGTTGATGCCGATGCCCAGGCTGAGGCCCAGCACCAGGTCGACGGAGACGAATTCGATCTCGGCTGCCACCGACCGCACGTACGCGACCGCTCCCGCAATCAAGGCCGCGGCGCGGACCAGGTTGCGCGTCCGTGCCTGCGCCACGTACGCGCCGGCCGCGTGGATGACCAGGAACACGGCGACCGACGACGCCAACCCTTCGGGCACCTCGAGGATCCGGAAGACGGCGAATCCGACGCCGACGCCGAGGCAGATCGCTGCTGGCGCCATCCGCCTGAACGCGACCGGGATCACGAGGAGGACGAGGGACAGGTAGTTGCCCCATGCCGGAAGCCGCGGGACGAAGTCGGCGGACTCCTCGCTCGTCTGGTGCAGGAAGATGCTGAGCGACCCGAACAGCAGCATGAGCCCGACGATGATCAGGTCGGGTACACCGGGACGTCGTTCGTCCTCCGGCACCGGCGGCGCGTCGTGGTCGCTCACGCACAGCAGGCTAGTCCACCGCCGGTTGCGGTCACTCCGTCGTCAGGCGGAGGTTCCGAATCACCCCGGGGAGGGAGGACAGGTCAGCGACCGCTCCATACGGTGCACTCATCACCTCAGCCCGACGAACGGAGAGTCAGCTGTGCTCGAGATCGACAACCTCCACAAGCGCTACGGGGACATCACCGCCCTCGACGGGTGTTCCTTCACGGTTCGTCCCGGCCGCATGCTGGGCTTCCTGGGGCGCAATGGCGCCGGGAAGACCACCACCATGCGGGCGATCTTCGGCCTGCTCACGCCTGACTCGGGTGAGGTCCGCTGGAACGGCACGCCGGTCGGCGAGGCGGACTTGGCCCGGTTCGGATACATGCCCGAGGAACGAGGCCTGTACCCGAAGATGCGGGCAGGTGACCAGCTGGCCTACCTGGGCCGTCTGCACGGCATGACGAAGGCTCAGGCCACTGCTGCGTCGGAGATGTGGTTGACGAAGCTGGGCCTCGAGGAACGGATGGGTGACCCCGTCGAGGACCTCTCGCAGGGCAATCAGCAGCGGGTCCAGTTGGCCGCCGCGTT
This region of Euzebya tangerina genomic DNA includes:
- a CDS encoding sensor histidine kinase: MSDHDAPPVPEDERRPGVPDLIIVGLMLLFGSLSIFLHQTSEESADFVPRLPAWGNYLSLVLLVIPVAFRRMAPAAICLGVGVGFAVFRILEVPEGLASSVAVFLVIHAAGAYVAQARTRNLVRAAALIAGAVAYVRSVAAEIEFVSVDLVLGLSLGIGINIAFYVAAWLLGDGTRRRRVDAEELARRAALLQAEQAKTAQQAVTEERVRISRELHDVVAHHVSVMGIQAGAARRVMERNPGMAQEALEQVERSGRQAIDELHRLVGFLRSSGDSTGEVVDAPQPTLAGLEDLVEAGTAAGLTVDLRRIGRVGSVPDSVELSAFRIVQEALTNVMKHAPGSRVTVVVSSLADAVQIEVVNGPSDGTAPPRARTAAGGGRGVVGMRERAVLLGGSFTAGPHRGGFRVRARLPIPDADAGRRARVGSSTSGAP